The Penaeus monodon isolate SGIC_2016 chromosome 8, NSTDA_Pmon_1, whole genome shotgun sequence sequence gtgtgtgtgtgtgtgtgtgtgtgtgtgtgtgtgtgtgtgtgtgtgtgtgtgtgtgtgtgtgtgagagagagagagagagagagagagagagagagagagagagagagagagagagagagagagagagagagagagagacagacagagacagacagacagatagagggagtgagggagagaaagggagagacagaaagagagtgagatgtatgtatgtatatacgtataagtataaacttcccaacacacacacacacacacacacacacacacacacacacacacacacacacacacacacacacacacacacacacacacacacacacacacacacagatatatatatatatatataaagagagagagagagagagagagagagagagagagagagagagagagagagagagagagagagagagaagagacaaggaacagtacATCGGGAACCTTACTGAGGAGGTGGAAGGCTATttctagtaaatgaccttcatccTGCCTACTAAAAGCCTAAGAAAGTTGTACAGGCGACTGCAGCTCGCTCAGCGGATGGACGTATCATCTTATGATGTTTGGGCTCGTgaactgagtattttgagcagttctGCCAGACTGACCCAGTAGTTAGCTTGGACGCATGTGGTGTCACAATACCCGTGCCAGACCCATCCGTCAGCGGGGAACCTCCAAATCTGACTGGGATTAGGGAGGCGATCTGCAAGCTGAAAGgcatccctgctgaactactaaaggctggTGGTGAACCTATGGTGCGGGGTCTGCATGCTGTCCTGGCTGTCATCTGGCAGGCTGGTGCCATTCCCCCGGACCTgctgtcatccctctctggaagatgAAAGGGGCATATCATGCAAGGCTCTCGCT is a genomic window containing:
- the LOC119576343 gene encoding uncharacterized protein LOC119576343, coding for MFSRSPHNSTYPLVSRTRTRWPMTSRDSHRTEWHRRLFFLERDDSRSGGMAPACQMTARTACRPRTIGSPPAFSSSAGMPFSLQIASLIPVRFGGSPLTDGSGTGIVTPHASKLTTGSVWQNCSKYSVHEPKHHKMIRPSAERAAVACTTFLGF